In the genome of Photobacterium sp. TY1-4, one region contains:
- a CDS encoding SDR family oxidoreductase, which translates to MAYFLTGGTGFLGRHLISKLVQRKGTIFVLCRNEQAQEKLADLVTELHIQTDRVVPVLGDLTQPRLGLSESSIAELRGNIRHFFHLAAIYDLKASAEAQEAVNVQGTQHALDAAEDLDAGCFHHISSIAAAGLYQGHFREDMFEEAENLDHPYFSTKHLSEKAVREHCMVPYRIYRPGMVIGHSKTGVADRVDGPYYLFKMIQRIRSVLPAWVPTIGLEGGSLNIVPVDFVVNALDHIAHQPDLDGRCFHLTDPKPYRSGEVLNIFAEAGHAPRMALRLDARLFGLIPNQVKGAILSLPTIRQITDVTLKDLGIPAEVLKFFTYPTEFDCRETQMALKGSGIECPRLPTYAPAIWDYWERHLDPAISGDRSLSARVSDKIILITGASSGIGQATAFKLAENGAEMILVARDEEKLAATKQAVEERGGIAHTYTCDLSAIEQVEQLIEQVLADHGRVDILINNAGRSIRRSIANSIDRFHDFERTMQLNYFGSLKLTLGLLPAMEAQGGGHVINISSIGVLTNAPRFSAYVASKAALDAFTRCAASEYSDLNIHFTTINMPLVATPMIAPTKIYQSVPTLTPNEAADMLATAIIDKPKRIATNLGIFGAVVHALFPKLAEIVMNSSFRMFPDSKDSDQGKEQKTEKASSAELIAFSALLKGIHL; encoded by the coding sequence ATGGCATATTTTCTGACTGGAGGGACCGGTTTTTTAGGCCGTCACCTCATCTCAAAACTGGTTCAGCGTAAAGGCACCATTTTTGTCCTGTGCCGAAACGAGCAGGCGCAGGAAAAACTGGCCGACCTGGTCACAGAACTGCACATTCAGACCGACCGCGTGGTACCGGTGCTCGGCGACCTGACTCAACCCAGACTGGGGCTGTCTGAGTCAAGCATCGCCGAGCTCCGCGGCAACATTCGTCACTTCTTCCACCTGGCGGCCATTTATGATCTCAAGGCCAGTGCCGAAGCCCAGGAAGCGGTGAACGTACAAGGGACGCAACATGCACTGGATGCCGCAGAAGATCTCGATGCAGGCTGCTTCCATCACATCAGCTCGATTGCGGCTGCCGGGCTGTATCAGGGGCACTTCCGGGAAGATATGTTCGAAGAAGCGGAAAATCTGGATCATCCGTACTTCTCAACCAAGCATCTGTCAGAAAAGGCCGTTCGCGAGCACTGCATGGTGCCTTACCGGATCTACCGGCCGGGGATGGTGATCGGTCACTCCAAAACCGGGGTGGCCGACCGAGTAGACGGCCCGTATTACCTGTTCAAAATGATTCAACGGATCCGATCAGTGTTGCCGGCCTGGGTACCGACCATCGGTCTGGAAGGCGGCAGCCTGAATATTGTGCCGGTCGATTTCGTCGTGAACGCACTGGATCATATCGCCCACCAGCCGGATCTGGATGGCCGTTGCTTCCACCTGACCGATCCCAAGCCTTACCGCTCGGGTGAAGTGCTGAATATTTTTGCCGAAGCCGGTCACGCCCCGCGCATGGCCCTTCGCCTGGATGCCCGCCTGTTCGGCCTGATCCCGAACCAGGTCAAAGGAGCAATTCTGTCATTGCCGACCATCCGACAAATTACCGATGTGACGCTGAAAGATCTGGGGATCCCGGCCGAGGTTCTGAAATTCTTCACCTATCCAACCGAGTTCGACTGCCGGGAAACCCAGATGGCACTGAAAGGCTCCGGCATCGAATGCCCTCGCCTGCCGACTTATGCCCCGGCCATCTGGGACTACTGGGAACGCCATCTGGATCCGGCGATCTCCGGCGATCGCAGCCTGAGTGCCCGGGTCTCCGACAAGATCATCCTGATCACCGGCGCCAGCTCCGGGATCGGCCAGGCAACCGCGTTCAAACTGGCGGAAAACGGCGCCGAAATGATCCTGGTTGCCCGCGATGAAGAAAAACTGGCAGCGACCAAGCAGGCCGTTGAAGAGCGCGGCGGAATTGCACACACCTATACCTGTGATTTATCGGCCATTGAACAGGTCGAACAGCTCATTGAGCAGGTGCTGGCTGATCACGGTCGGGTCGATATTCTGATCAACAATGCCGGTCGTTCGATCCGCCGCTCCATTGCCAACTCGATTGACCGCTTCCACGACTTCGAGCGGACCATGCAGCTCAACTATTTTGGTTCACTGAAACTGACCCTGGGGCTGCTCCCGGCAATGGAAGCGCAGGGCGGCGGCCATGTCATCAATATCTCTTCGATTGGTGTGCTGACCAATGCGCCACGCTTCTCAGCTTATGTGGCCTCAAAAGCCGCGCTGGATGCATTCACCCGCTGTGCGGCTTCAGAGTATTCGGATCTCAATATCCATTTCACCACCATCAATATGCCTTTGGTGGCGACGCCGATGATTGCCCCGACGAAGATCTACCAGTCCGTCCCGACCCTGACGCCAAATGAAGCGGCCGATATGCTGGCCACCGCCATCATTGACAAGCCGAAACGGATCGCCACCAACCTGGGCATTTTCGGCGCGGTCGTACACGCCCTGTTCCCGAAACTGGCCGAAATCGTGATGAACAGCAGCTTCCGGATGTTCCCGGACTCAAAAGACAGCGATCAGGGTAAAGAGCAAAAAACCGAGAAAGCCTCTTCAGCAGAGCTGATCGCTTTCTCTGCCCTGCTCAAGGGGATTCACTTGTAA